Proteins from one Leishmania infantum JPCM5 genome chromosome 21 genomic window:
- a CDS encoding putative aspartyl-tRNA synthetase, producing MLRVSLSSCVPCRLRGIARPTSGMVAAVVVVASSSAVPERRTSLPDSQVSAQRFCSTSASGTQGASSISSPHCSPSSPPSTPSAAPTEAATLTNGAISGGVCGRTCLTAHGTSIASLRAAFNGSCGESGCVREGDEVTVRARLERTRGRGRLAFLHLRQPPLESVQAVCEGKELTKQARSITPESIVDVTGVVRRADTPVQSTTCRGWELQVTALHVVSQAAAPLPFPYHDINAKLDTRLNHRVMDLRTEKMIATSRLVSALGQSFRNELLARDFIEVHTPKLLGAASEGGSNVFRVDYFERKAYLAQSPQLYKQMMVMGDAMRVFEVGPVFRAENSLTHRHLTEFVGLDGEMVVKDSHTEVLDVLEPVMCAVLAHLTQQHGNLIDALWKQQQQQGEGLQNGGGDPQPATAAEPPRCGSRGHAPRDVCCEVALDRVTSLGITTDASPTTRTPFKISAQVDPYHARVGGDGSGCRVLRMSFANASQLLAGCGGAGAMADCTLPVEDFTLPQERRLGQLIKERYGVDLYVIDSFPSSARPFYTMPVDPSTPDGPTRSYDMYLRGEEICSGAQRVHQIELLEQRLSAKKVDKVSVKDYVDSFRYGAWPHGGFGLGLERIALFFLGLDDIRQVSLFPRDPKRISP from the coding sequence ATGCTGCGGGTGTCGCTTTCGTCGTGCGTGCCATGTCGCCTGCGTGGCATTGCAAGGCCCACGTCCGGAATGGTGGCCGCGGTGGTCGTCGTTGCGTCTTCGTCAGCGGTGCCCGAGAGACGGACATCTCTCCCTGACTCACAGGTCTCCGCGCAGCGCTTCTGCAGTAcgagcgccagcggcacccAAGGTGCTTCCAGCATCAGTTCGCCTCATTGTTCCCCATCGTCTCCACCCTCTACCCCATCTGCTGCCCCGACGGAGGCAGCCACGTTGACTAACGGCGCCATCTCGGGAGGCGTCTGCGGCAGAACGTGCCTGACTGCACACGGCACCTCCATTGCCTCCCTCCGCGCTGCCTTTaacggcagctgcggtgaGAGTGGATGCGTTCGCGAAGGCGACGAGGTCACCGTGCGGGCTCGCTTAGAGCGGacgcgcggccgcggcaggcTTGCCTTTCTCCACCtccggcagccgccgctggagTCCGTGCAGGCAGTGTGCGAGGGCAAGGAGCTGACGAAGCAGGCGAGGAGCATTACGCCAGAGTCTATTGTCGATGTCACGGGCGTCGTGCGCCGCGCGGACACCCCTGTGCAGTCGACCACGTGCCGGGGGTGGGAGCTGcaggtgacggcgctgcatgTCGTCAGCCAGGCGGCCGCCCCGCTACCGTTTCCGTATCACGACATTAACGCAAAGCTGGACACCCGCCTCAACCACCGCGTTATGGACCTCCGCACAGAAAAAATGATCGCGACGTCGCGGCTCGTGTCGGCCCTCGGGCAGAGCTTCCGCAACGAGCTTCTCGCACGCGATTTCATCGAGGTGCACACGCCGAAGCTGCTCGGGGCCGCGTcggagggcggcagcaacgtGTTCCGGGTGGACTACTTTGAGCGCAAGGCGTACCTGGCGCAGTCACCGCAGCTGTACAAGCAGATGATGGTCATGGGCGACGCGATGCGGGTGTTTGAGGTCGGGCCGGTGTTTCGCGCCGAGAATAGTCTGACGCATCGGCACTTGACGGAGTTCGTTGGTCTCGATGGTGAGATGGTGGTCAAAGACAGTCACACAGAGGTGCTCGACGTGCTGGAGCCAGTCATGTGCGCTGTTCTGGCGCACCtcacacagcagcacggcaaCCTTATCGATGCTCTCTggaagcagcaacagcagcaaggGGAAGGACTGCaaaacggcggcggtgatcCGCAacctgccaccgctgcggagcCGCCTCGCTGTGGCAGTCGCGGTCACGCGCCGCGTGATGTGTGCTGCGAGGTAGCACTAGATCGCGTGACGTCCTTGGGGATCACCACAGACGCCTCTCCGACGACGCGGACACCGTTCAAAATCTCCGCGCAAGTTGATCCTTATCACGCTCGCGTGGGCGGAGACGGTAGTGGGTGCCGCGTGCTTCGCATGAGCTTCGCAAAcgcgtcgcagctgctggcgggctgcggcggcgcaggggcCATGGCCGACTGCACACTGCCTGTTGAGGACTTTACGCTGCCGCAGGAGCGCCGCCTTGGCCAGCTCATAAAAGAGCGCTACGGGGTTGACCTCTACGTGATCGACAGCTTTCCTTCCTCTGCCAGGCCCTTTTACACGATGCCGGTGGACCCATCAACGCCGGACGGCCCAACGCGGAGCTACGATATGTACCTACGTGGGGAGGAGatctgcagcggtgcacagCGTGTCCATCAGATAGAGCTGCTGGAACAACGGCTGTCGGCGAAGAAGGTGGACAAGGTGAGCGTGAAGGACTACGTCGACTCCTTCCGCTACGGCGCGTGGCCACACGGCGGCTTCGGCCTGGGGCTCGAGCGCAttgccctcttcttcctcggcCTCGACGACATCCGGCAGGTGTCACTGTTCCCACGCGACCCGAAGCGGATCAGCCCGTGA
- a CDS encoding histone H2A, translated as MATPRSAKKSARKSGSKSAKCGLIFPVGRVGGMMRHGQYARRIGVSGAVYLTAVLEYLTAELLELSVKAAAQSGKKRCRLNPRTVMLAARHDDDISSLLKNVTLSHSGVVPNISKAMAKKKGGKKGKATPSA; from the coding sequence ATGGCTACTCCTCGCAGCGCCAAGAAGTCCGCCCGCAAGAGCGGCTCCAAGTCCGCGAAATGTGGTCTGATCTTCCCGGTGGGCCGCGTTGGCGGGATGATGCGCCACGGCCAGTACGCTCGCCGCATCGGTGTCTCTGGCGCCGTGTACCTGACAGCCGTGCTGGAGTACCTGacagcggagctgctggagctgtccgtgaaggcggccgcgcagaGCGGGAAgaagcggtgccgcctgaACCCGCGCACCGTGATGCTGGCTGCGCGCCACGACGATGACATCAGCTCGCTTCTGAAGAACGTGACCTTGTCTCACAGCGGCGTTGTGCCGAACATCAGCAAGGCGAtggcgaagaagaagggcgGCAAGAAGGGCAAGGCGACACCGAGCGCGTAA
- a CDS encoding putative histone H2A gives MATPRSAKKSARKSGSKSAKCGLIFPVGRVGGMMRHGQYARRIGVSGAVYLTAVLEYLTAELLELSVKAAAQSGKKRCRLNPRTVMLAARHDDDISSLLKNVTLSHSGVVPNISKAMAKKKGGKKGKATPGA, from the coding sequence ATGGCTACTCCTCGCAGCGCCAAGAAGTCCGCCCGCAAGAGCGGCTCCAAGTCCGCGAAATGTGGTCTGATCTTCCCGGTGGGCCGCGTTGGCGGGATGATGCGCCACGGCCAGTACGCTCGCCGCATCGGTGTCTCTGGCGCCGTGTACCTGACAGCCGTGCTGGAGTACCTGacagcggagctgctggagctgtccgtgaaggcggccgcgcagaGCGGGAAgaagcggtgccgcctgaACCCGCGCACCGTGATGCTGGCTGCgcgccacgacgacgacatcaGCTCGCTTCTGAAGAACGTGACCTTGTCTCACAGCGGCGTTGTGCCGAACATCAGCAAGGCGAtggcgaagaagaagggcgGCAAGAAGGGCAAGGCGACACCGGGCGCTTAG